A window of the Gossypium hirsutum isolate 1008001.06 chromosome A03, Gossypium_hirsutum_v2.1, whole genome shotgun sequence genome harbors these coding sequences:
- the LOC107887439 gene encoding uncharacterized protein isoform X1: protein MATLTADQPLTLDSLPSVDLTTLTQSELLSLSLCSPTAFDLHCSDNLVIPSIDRSSFNESAGSRRQTFARLSPNNHHSSHHHPLRHRIPGLLPAPKPAPPFPPLHDPEALENRSIISSLKVSLKSHPEFQHLDFTTPPSSPRDAIVSYGMRDTMVDFEIKDAMISLGKRKRGRKPNVQAVNSEEERERGLEIVNKNGVAVDLVALGGLEDPYAEELKRRTEGMAGSEEALLGFMRDLGGQWCSRRRKRKIVDASIFGDVLPIGWKLLLGLKRKEGRASVYCRRYISPGGRHFISCKEVAAYLQSCFGLHDAPLTMDNDGDIAQHIYQMAPEIEGAIQKGDDQRQTEREKEVNLLGMDNLAEVQIHDLFECHKCNMTFDEKDAYLQHLLSFHQRTTRRYRLGSSVGDGVILRDGKFECQFCHKVFHERRRYNGHVGIHVRNFVRGIEDSPGLLTLPRRTEVATKQELPARISKMDALIEIAQNSILETSTAVPRYELNDGSSPDKLNAVPIPDIPASTSDHEMNSDSPSSDSGTEDEVTDRTLDQDLCQQTSEPMVIDEKMKKIDEAISVANMDSLFDATISDCMDEQNGSTSETVVRKYGLTIHAEEADKSGIEQHRGPERNLLVPSTDQGVCDVENEVNLVGAGTKENPKPEEVDISTNSELVVGLGNSCEPAKDVSPETIRQTSGENVLQAEVPESSMPLLLPVDGPLVANSISDKQGEDGLCSINERLDNVTGFDEPKLVETEAINLSIGGVQVSSSLPEVPVELANNPAIEGDYTSSVQFGSEVLLNMAGKPQLTTLCVWCGTEFNQEAVDSEIQSDSVGYMCPTCKAKFLGSSLQ, encoded by the exons ATGGCCACTCTCACCGCCGACCAGCCACTGACCCTGGATTCTCTCCCTTCCGTAGACTTAACTACCCTAACCCAATCCGAGCTCCTCTCCCTCTCCCTTTGTTCCCCAACCGCCTTCGACCTTCACTGCTCCGACAACCTCGTAATCCCTTCCATCGACCGTTCCAGCTTCAATGAATCCGCTGGATCCCGTCGCCAGACATTCGCCCGTCTTTCCCCTAACAACCATCATTCCTCCCATCACCACCCTCTCCGCCACCGCATCCCCGGCCTCCTTCCGGCCCCCAAACCGGCCCCTCCTTTCCCTCCTCTACATGACCCCGAAGCCCTAGAGAACCGATCCATAATATCTTCCCTCAAGGTCTCCCTCAAATCCCACCCTGAATTCCAGCATCTCGATTTCACTACCCCTCCTTCCTCCCCTAGGGACGCCATTGTAAGTTACGGGATGAGGGATACCATGGTGGATTTTGAGATTAAAGATGCAATGATCAGCCTTGGGAAGAGGAAGAGAGGGAGGAAGCCCAATGTGCAGGCTGTTAATTCCGAGGAAGAGAGAGAGCGGGGTTTAGAGATTGTGAACAAAAATGGAGTTGCCGTCGATTTGGTCGCATTGGGCGGTTTGGAGGATCCTTATGCGGAGGAATTGAAAAGGAGGACCGAGGGAATGGCGGGAAGTGAGGAGGCTTTGCTAGGGTTTATGAGGGATCTGGGTGGGCAGTGGTGTAGCAGGAGAAGGAAGAGGAAGATTGTTGATGCTAGCATCTTCGGAGATGTCCTGCCGATAGGGTGGAAGCTTTTGTTAGGGTTAAAGAGGAAGGAAGGTCGTGCTTCTGTATATTGCCGGAGATATATTAG tCCCGGTGGGCGGCATTTTATATCATGTAAAGAAGTCGCTGCATACTTGCAATCCTGCTTTGGTCTCCATGATGCACCCTTGACAATGGATAATGATGGCGACATTGCTCAGCATATTTATCAAATGGCTCCTGAAATT GAAGGTGCAATCCAGAAAGGAGATGATCAAAGGCAGACTGAACGTGAGAAGGAAGTCAACTTACTGGGAATGGATAACCTGGCAGAAGTTCAAATACATGATCTTTTTGAATGTCATAAATGCAATATGACTTTTGATGAGAAGGATGCATATTTACAACATCTTTTATCATTTCACCAAAGGACTACAAGGAGGTACAGGCTTGGTTCTTCTGTTGGAGATGGTGTGATACTTAGAGATGGGAAATTTGAATGCCAATTCTGCCATAAGGTATTTCATGAACGGCGTAGGTACAATGGCCATGTAGGGATCCATGTTAGGAACTTTGTGAGAGGAATTGAAGATTCACCTGGTTTACTGACACTTCCCAGGAGAACTGAGGTTGCAACTAAGCAAGAGTTGCCCGCGAGGATTTCCAAAATGGATGCTTTAATTGAAATTGCACAGAATTCTATTCTTGAAACTAGTACTGCTGTGCCTAGATATGAACTCAATGATGGATCGAGTCCTGATAAATTGAATGCAGTTCCAATTCCAGATATTCCTGCTTCTACTTCTGATCATGAAATGAATTCTGATTCGCCTTCAAGTGATTCTGGAACAGAGGATGAAGTGACTGATAGAACGCTAGATCAAGATTTATGTCAACAAACCAGTGAGCCTATGGTCATTGATGAGAAGATGAAGAAGATTGATGAAGCTATCAGTGTTGCAAATATGGATTCTCTTTTTGATGCTACAATTTCTGATTGTATGGACGAGCAAAATGGTAGTACATCTGAAACTGTAGTCAGAAAATATGGCTTAACAATTCATGCCGAAGAAGCTGACAAGTCTGGCATTGAGCAACATAGAGGTCCTGAAAGAAATTTACTTGTTCCCTCCACCGATCAGGGTGTCTGTGATGTTGAGAATGAAGTCAATTTAGTTGGTGCGGGCACAAAGGAGAATCCTAAACCTGAAGAAGTGGATATCAGTACCAATTCTGAGTTAGTTGTTGGTTTAGGGAATAGTTGTGAGCCAGCTAAAGATGTTTCACCAGAGACTATACGTCAAACATCTGGAGAAAATGTACTTCAGGCTGAAGTCCCTGAATCATCAATGCCCCTATTGTTACCAGTCGATGGTCCATTGGTTGCAAATTCTATCTCGGACAAG CAGGGAGAAGATGGTTTATGCAGCATCAACGAGAGGCTTGACAATGTTACAGGATTTGATGAGCCGAAGTTGGTTGAAACAGAGGCGATCAATTTGAGCATCGGCGGTGTGCAAGTATCTTCCTCGTTGCCAGAGGTTCCAGTAGAGTTGGCTAATAATCCAGCTATAGAAGGTGATTACACTTCATCGGTTCAGTTTGGGTCAGAAGTCTTGTTAAATATGGCTGGCAAGCCTCAGCTTACAACTCTGTGTGTATGGTGTGGGACGGAGTTCAACCAGGAGGCCGTCGATTCTGAAATACAATCAGATTCAGTTGGTTATATGTGTCCAACCTGCAAGGCCAAATTTCTAGGCAGCTCATTACAATAA
- the LOC107887440 gene encoding metacaspase-1 → MDMRRNTSCSRCRQSFMAKSMTKGADVECPSCKPNYLPILADEQYSSSQQQHYGLRSRMRCFYSQIRGKVHQSTVTPSLNPDPPAFNLMKRSSKRAVLCGITYNNRKQYRLKGTTNDVRNMRDLLINNFGYPGHFIRVLTEEEADPRFIPTRKNIEDSLNWLVSDSRRGDSLVFFYSGHGLRQPDFNNDEDDGFDQAICPVDSQEAGMIVDNDLNTLIVRPLTPGVTLHAIVDACHSGTILDLPKVYMSEEKNWVNNSPPSGAEKRTSGGLAISISACLDHQAAADSSAFTPGEMNGALTYILAEILKKLPGPTYGDLFDLINETLNNVNQSSCLANTRFLRRLFNSNFSQTPLLSSSAAFDVYKKHLFL, encoded by the exons ATGGATATGCGAAGAAATACATCTTGCTCGCGATGCAGGCAAAGTTTTATGGCGAAATCAATGACCAAAGGTGCAGATGTTGAATGCCCTTCATGCAAACCAAACTATCTTCCCATTCTAGCCGATGAACAATATTCTTCGAGCCAGCAGCAGCACTATGGGCTACGCAGCCGAATGAGATGCTTTTATAGCCAAATCAGAGGAAAAGTGCATCAAAGTACGGTAACTCCTTCCTTAAATCCCGACCCCCCGGCTTTCAACTTGATGAAGAGATCAAGCAAGCGAGCAGTGCTTTGCGGAATCACTTACAACAACCGGAAGCAGTATAGGCTTAAAGGAACCACTAACGACGTCAGAAACATGAGAGATTTGTTGATTAATAATTTCGGGTACCCTGGACATTTCATTCGGGTTCTCACCG AAGAGGAGGCGGACCCACGGTTTATACCGACGAGGAAAAACATCGAGGATTCATTGAATTGGTTGGTGAGTGACAGCCGGCGGGGAGATTCGTTGGTGTTTTTCTACTCCGGTCATGGGTTACGGCAACCGGATTTTAACAACGATGAGGATGATGGGTTCGATCAAGCTATATGTCCGGTTGATTCCCAAGAAGCAGGGATGATAGTGGATAATGATCTTAATACCCTCATCGTTCGGCCACTCACCCCTGGCGTTACGCTTCATGCCATTGTTGACGCTTGCCATAGCGGAACCATTTTAGATCTTCCCAAAGTTTATATGAGTGAAGA GAAAAACTGGGTAAACAACAGTCCTCCGTCGGGAGCAGAGAAACGTACAAGTGGTGGATTAGCTATTTCTATTAGTGCTTGTCTTGATCACCAAGCCGCCGCCGATTCCTCT GCCTTTACCCCCGGCGAGATGAACGGTGCACTGACCTACATATTGGCGGAGATTCTGAAGAAATTACCAGGCCCGACGTATGGAGACTTATTCGATTTAATTAATGAAACCCTTAATAACGTTAACCAATCTAGTTGCCTTGCTAATACAAGATTCTTGAGGAGACTCTTCAACTCCAATTTCTCACAG ACACCACTTCTTTCGTCTTCGGCAGCGTTCGACGTTTACAAAAAGCATTTGTTCCTGTAA
- the LOC107887439 gene encoding uncharacterized protein isoform X2, which translates to MATLTADQPLTLDSLPSVDLTTLTQSELLSLSLCSPTAFDLHCSDNLVIPSIDRSSFNESAGSRRQTFARLSPNNHHSSHHHPLRHRIPGLLPAPKPAPPFPPLHDPEALENRSIISSLKVSLKSHPEFQHLDFTTPPSSPRDAIVSYGMRDTMVDFEIKDAMISLGKRKRGRKPNVQAVNSEEERERGLEIVNKNGVAVDLVALGGLEDPYAEELKRRTEGMAGSEEALLGFMRDLGGQWCSRRRKRKIVDASIFGDVLPIGWKLLLGLKRKEGRASVYCRRYISPGGRHFISCKEVAAYLQSCFGLHDAPLTMDNDGDIAQHIYQMAPEIEGAIQKGDDQRQTEREKEVNLLGMDNLAEVQIHDLFECHKCNMTFDEKDAYLQHLLSFHQRTTRRYRLGSSVGDGVILRDGKFECQFCHKVFHERRRYNGHVGIHVRNFVRGIEDSPGLLTLPRRTEVATKQELPARISKMDALIEIAQNSILETSTAVPRYELNDGSSPDKLNAVPIPDIPASTSDHEMNSDSPSSDSGTEDEVTDRTLDQDLCQQTSEPMVIDEKMKKIDEAISVANMDSLFDATISDCMDEQNGSTSETVVRKYGLTIHAEEADKSGIEQHRGPERNLLVPSTDQGVCDVENEVNLVGAGTKENPKPEEVDISTNSELVVGLGNSCEPAKDVSPETIRQTSGENVLQAEVPESSMPLLLPVDGPLVANSISDKGEDGLCSINERLDNVTGFDEPKLVETEAINLSIGGVQVSSSLPEVPVELANNPAIEGDYTSSVQFGSEVLLNMAGKPQLTTLCVWCGTEFNQEAVDSEIQSDSVGYMCPTCKAKFLGSSLQ; encoded by the exons ATGGCCACTCTCACCGCCGACCAGCCACTGACCCTGGATTCTCTCCCTTCCGTAGACTTAACTACCCTAACCCAATCCGAGCTCCTCTCCCTCTCCCTTTGTTCCCCAACCGCCTTCGACCTTCACTGCTCCGACAACCTCGTAATCCCTTCCATCGACCGTTCCAGCTTCAATGAATCCGCTGGATCCCGTCGCCAGACATTCGCCCGTCTTTCCCCTAACAACCATCATTCCTCCCATCACCACCCTCTCCGCCACCGCATCCCCGGCCTCCTTCCGGCCCCCAAACCGGCCCCTCCTTTCCCTCCTCTACATGACCCCGAAGCCCTAGAGAACCGATCCATAATATCTTCCCTCAAGGTCTCCCTCAAATCCCACCCTGAATTCCAGCATCTCGATTTCACTACCCCTCCTTCCTCCCCTAGGGACGCCATTGTAAGTTACGGGATGAGGGATACCATGGTGGATTTTGAGATTAAAGATGCAATGATCAGCCTTGGGAAGAGGAAGAGAGGGAGGAAGCCCAATGTGCAGGCTGTTAATTCCGAGGAAGAGAGAGAGCGGGGTTTAGAGATTGTGAACAAAAATGGAGTTGCCGTCGATTTGGTCGCATTGGGCGGTTTGGAGGATCCTTATGCGGAGGAATTGAAAAGGAGGACCGAGGGAATGGCGGGAAGTGAGGAGGCTTTGCTAGGGTTTATGAGGGATCTGGGTGGGCAGTGGTGTAGCAGGAGAAGGAAGAGGAAGATTGTTGATGCTAGCATCTTCGGAGATGTCCTGCCGATAGGGTGGAAGCTTTTGTTAGGGTTAAAGAGGAAGGAAGGTCGTGCTTCTGTATATTGCCGGAGATATATTAG tCCCGGTGGGCGGCATTTTATATCATGTAAAGAAGTCGCTGCATACTTGCAATCCTGCTTTGGTCTCCATGATGCACCCTTGACAATGGATAATGATGGCGACATTGCTCAGCATATTTATCAAATGGCTCCTGAAATT GAAGGTGCAATCCAGAAAGGAGATGATCAAAGGCAGACTGAACGTGAGAAGGAAGTCAACTTACTGGGAATGGATAACCTGGCAGAAGTTCAAATACATGATCTTTTTGAATGTCATAAATGCAATATGACTTTTGATGAGAAGGATGCATATTTACAACATCTTTTATCATTTCACCAAAGGACTACAAGGAGGTACAGGCTTGGTTCTTCTGTTGGAGATGGTGTGATACTTAGAGATGGGAAATTTGAATGCCAATTCTGCCATAAGGTATTTCATGAACGGCGTAGGTACAATGGCCATGTAGGGATCCATGTTAGGAACTTTGTGAGAGGAATTGAAGATTCACCTGGTTTACTGACACTTCCCAGGAGAACTGAGGTTGCAACTAAGCAAGAGTTGCCCGCGAGGATTTCCAAAATGGATGCTTTAATTGAAATTGCACAGAATTCTATTCTTGAAACTAGTACTGCTGTGCCTAGATATGAACTCAATGATGGATCGAGTCCTGATAAATTGAATGCAGTTCCAATTCCAGATATTCCTGCTTCTACTTCTGATCATGAAATGAATTCTGATTCGCCTTCAAGTGATTCTGGAACAGAGGATGAAGTGACTGATAGAACGCTAGATCAAGATTTATGTCAACAAACCAGTGAGCCTATGGTCATTGATGAGAAGATGAAGAAGATTGATGAAGCTATCAGTGTTGCAAATATGGATTCTCTTTTTGATGCTACAATTTCTGATTGTATGGACGAGCAAAATGGTAGTACATCTGAAACTGTAGTCAGAAAATATGGCTTAACAATTCATGCCGAAGAAGCTGACAAGTCTGGCATTGAGCAACATAGAGGTCCTGAAAGAAATTTACTTGTTCCCTCCACCGATCAGGGTGTCTGTGATGTTGAGAATGAAGTCAATTTAGTTGGTGCGGGCACAAAGGAGAATCCTAAACCTGAAGAAGTGGATATCAGTACCAATTCTGAGTTAGTTGTTGGTTTAGGGAATAGTTGTGAGCCAGCTAAAGATGTTTCACCAGAGACTATACGTCAAACATCTGGAGAAAATGTACTTCAGGCTGAAGTCCCTGAATCATCAATGCCCCTATTGTTACCAGTCGATGGTCCATTGGTTGCAAATTCTATCTCGGACAAG GGAGAAGATGGTTTATGCAGCATCAACGAGAGGCTTGACAATGTTACAGGATTTGATGAGCCGAAGTTGGTTGAAACAGAGGCGATCAATTTGAGCATCGGCGGTGTGCAAGTATCTTCCTCGTTGCCAGAGGTTCCAGTAGAGTTGGCTAATAATCCAGCTATAGAAGGTGATTACACTTCATCGGTTCAGTTTGGGTCAGAAGTCTTGTTAAATATGGCTGGCAAGCCTCAGCTTACAACTCTGTGTGTATGGTGTGGGACGGAGTTCAACCAGGAGGCCGTCGATTCTGAAATACAATCAGATTCAGTTGGTTATATGTGTCCAACCTGCAAGGCCAAATTTCTAGGCAGCTCATTACAATAA